A genomic stretch from Flavobacteriales bacterium includes:
- a CDS encoding type IX secretion system membrane protein PorP/SprF, whose amino-acid sequence MKKFILYFVLLVMCNVSLAQQLPQFTSYQLSPFLYNPAFAGVDGTTQLNAVIRNQWSGVREAPQTDVINGYGLLRNEKMAVGATAFKDVAGADSRRGITLSYAYHLRVKDDISLSLGLSAGFLQYKLDHTIVNPYDEGDPVFNSPILSSVVPTATFGAYLYADNFYASLALPQLLSSTFTVKDEYDDNSLIEGGLTNHIFAGVGYIKDLNDAFTIEPSLLLMMSSPSPASIELMTKVTFKDLIWTALSYRFNDAACMYIGVDIDERFYVAYAHDFVTSELSTVTSGSNEFKLGFKFNRAK is encoded by the coding sequence ATGAAAAAATTCATATTATATTTCGTTTTACTTGTAATGTGTAACGTGTCGTTAGCTCAGCAGTTACCTCAATTTACAAGCTATCAGTTAAGTCCTTTTTTATATAACCCTGCTTTTGCTGGTGTCGATGGGACTACCCAATTGAATGCAGTAATAAGAAATCAATGGTCTGGTGTAAGAGAAGCGCCTCAAACTGATGTAATCAATGGATATGGATTATTGCGAAATGAAAAGATGGCTGTAGGTGCTACCGCATTCAAAGATGTTGCTGGAGCTGATAGTAGAAGAGGAATTACACTAAGCTATGCTTATCACTTAAGAGTAAAAGATGATATTAGCCTTTCATTAGGCTTGTCTGCAGGTTTTTTACAATATAAATTAGATCACACCATCGTCAATCCATATGATGAAGGTGACCCTGTGTTTAACTCTCCTATTTTATCTTCAGTTGTTCCAACAGCTACATTTGGAGCTTATCTTTATGCTGACAATTTCTATGCTTCTTTGGCATTACCTCAACTTCTTTCAAGCACTTTCACAGTTAAAGATGAGTATGATGATAATAGTTTAATTGAAGGAGGTTTAACCAATCATATTTTTGCTGGTGTAGGATATATAAAGGATCTTAATGATGCATTCACTATAGAGCCCTCTTTATTGCTTATGATGTCATCTCCTTCCCCTGCTAGTATTGAGCTCATGACTAAGGTTACCTTTAAAGACCTAATATGGACAGCGTTATCTTATCGATTTAATGATGCTGCTTGTATGTATATAGGTGTAGATATCGACGAACGATTTTATGTCGCCTATGCTCATGATTTTGTAACATCTGAACTTTCTACAGTTACTAGTGGATCAAACGAATTTAAACTTGGCTTTAAGTTTAACAGGGCTAAATAA
- a CDS encoding rhodanese-like domain-containing protein, protein MKIEQLYTKCLSEAAYYIESKGEVAIVDPLRDIDVYIQMAKDNNATIKYIFETHFHADFVSGHLDLARKTGATIVYGPNADANFDFHKAFDGEVFNIGDISLELLHTPGHTMESSCFLLSDEEGKNHSVFTGDTLFVGDVGRPDLAVKSGDITQEDLAGLLYDSLRTKLLTLSDDVIVYPAHGAGSACGKNIGSETYSTIGEQRQSNYALKDITKTEFVQEVTDGLLAPPAYFFTDVMKNKNGYTDLDTVISNNLNPLNHSEFVSSVTDGVVILDCRSPQDFSNGFIEGSINIGLKGQYAPWVGALLNPESSLLLVTDKGFEREAITRLARVGYENVIGFLDGGIGSYAGDLETIKNCSPEEASLKIGRGHEHILDVRKPGERSNGYISQSTHIRLQELPAKISELNKEDNIMVYCAGGYRSMIACSMLAANGFNNTINVEGGYSKLSKEDVPITEGQSCSN, encoded by the coding sequence ATGAAAATAGAACAATTATATACCAAGTGTTTATCCGAAGCGGCTTATTATATTGAATCAAAAGGCGAGGTTGCGATAGTCGACCCTTTGAGAGATATCGATGTTTATATTCAGATGGCAAAAGATAATAATGCGACAATAAAATATATTTTTGAAACACATTTTCATGCTGATTTTGTATCTGGGCATCTTGATTTGGCCAGAAAAACTGGAGCAACGATCGTTTATGGCCCCAATGCCGATGCTAATTTTGACTTTCATAAAGCTTTCGATGGTGAAGTATTTAATATTGGTGATATTTCTTTAGAGTTGCTTCATACGCCCGGACATACTATGGAGTCCTCATGTTTTTTGCTTTCCGATGAAGAAGGAAAAAACCATAGTGTTTTTACCGGTGACACTTTATTTGTAGGGGATGTTGGTAGGCCAGATTTAGCAGTTAAATCAGGTGATATTACTCAAGAAGATCTAGCTGGATTGTTATACGATTCATTAAGAACTAAATTACTGACTTTATCAGATGATGTTATTGTTTACCCTGCACACGGAGCTGGTTCAGCTTGTGGAAAAAATATCGGTTCAGAAACGTATTCTACAATTGGTGAACAAAGGCAATCCAATTACGCTTTAAAAGACATAACAAAAACAGAGTTTGTTCAAGAAGTTACCGATGGTTTACTAGCACCTCCAGCATATTTTTTTACTGACGTTATGAAGAATAAAAATGGTTATACCGATTTAGATACAGTCATATCTAATAATCTTAATCCGTTAAATCATTCCGAGTTTGTGAGTTCAGTAACTGATGGAGTTGTAATTTTAGATTGCCGTTCTCCTCAAGATTTTTCAAATGGCTTTATTGAAGGCTCAATAAATATTGGTTTAAAAGGTCAATATGCGCCCTGGGTAGGAGCTTTGTTAAATCCTGAATCATCATTGTTATTAGTTACGGATAAAGGCTTTGAACGTGAAGCTATAACTCGATTGGCAAGAGTAGGTTATGAGAATGTTATTGGCTTTTTAGATGGTGGTATAGGCTCTTATGCTGGTGATTTAGAAACCATAAAAAACTGTTCACCTGAAGAAGCTTCATTGAAAATAGGGCGGGGGCATGAACATATTCTTGATGTTAGAAAACCTGGAGAGCGATCTAATGGTTACATTAGTCAATCTACTCATATCAGATTGCAAGAGCTACCCGCCAAGATATCAGAGTTGAATAAAGAAGATAATATTATGGTCTATTGTGCTGGTGGATATCGCTCCATGATTGCTTGTTCAATGTTGGCTGCTAATGGTTTCAATAACACGATTAATGTAGAAGGCGGATATTCTAAGTTATCAAAGGAGGATGTGCCGATTACCGAAGGCCAATCGTGCTCAAACTAA
- a CDS encoding gliding motility-associated C-terminal domain-containing protein, with protein sequence MKIIDKVKVLALFLVCFSSVLQSKAQCGSFDVIVVQDDLCNSNGIVDVVFTHPYTIDVEFPNSTTATYNSTQDTLTLSGLFGGDYTITTVGGTVCSETINLTSNSIITTVFSPTFFTNGYNVNCYGDCNGQVFVNLTNPSQLYTIDWYEDSVFGAPFYTSTTATSNSSSQSNLCAGDYVFLFTSASGCQSTRNYTLREPDSLYIEGVASEVLCNLGSNGSVEIDVFGGVGETINNTNGTVVDTLDYSFSWTGTGGYTSSDEDIFGIPLGDYTITVTDANGCTADELFSVVDTVTPITLSLLDRDSVRCFGLNDGDIEVSASGGRGDFEFSIDNINWQNDGTFNNLPAGFIDIFARDTNGCVGVGTFEILTYSEITFDILSADTIFCQDSLASLNVSAIGGNPPYQYTINLPQDTGLFEGLTAGDYTVYAEDANGCVSDSLIPILDIPFLSVDVISTDLSCFNSADGYILVNPTNGTGVYDITIGTSNTVTPTSFEVTDFVAGTYNISVTDAKGCPFDTIVELNEPEEIILSFASVVNSTCFEYDNGSINLSSTGGIGGLTYEWYKDGFPMFVDSSSVSGLSPASYSVLATDATGCLSSLIDTIITQPEDLVLTVDSTLNPKCFGSFDGYISVSAEGGSVPYFYSWSGDTLVNGTDFLNNIPDGSYTVVVSDLLGCADTISGITLTQPSQMSFTNPIPTVDIDCFGASTGQISVEVLGGLGPYNISNLPNIGNVSSTANTNLTVSDLPSGQYEFTVVDSNACVFVDTFDIQQNSEMQAVFSDLISETCDNDNGQVTVAASGGVPGTGYSYEWVQSGQVTETAILLSGGENKFVKVTDFLGCEKEFMVFLPKIAPVEITSISTTDNLCSGDEQGELDVTTFGSAYPFTHTLSGVGDVISSDTTATFNGLSSGSYSLSVTDSNGCFDTYSPILIEENFIISVEVDTLSSTTLSCNGDDTGKIFLNVDGGNPFPGDYYWLFVNDPDFSQQITSDSITGLSAGTYNLSIQDANGCTQSVSHEITEPEPISVVHVLTPTSCNGSNDGEALVIISGGTTDFSLSSNPSSITFTPLSADTFLVSGLSEGLYFYDIIDANGCDKLNNSFYISQPSAIEVVNMSSTLESCLGWDATASVSVTGGTTPYIYLWSYDVDYQQPVQLENNTLNPTANSSNIEFLTEGFYYVHIWDFNSCYTLDSINISKANSPSLSLLGTVDNLCYDDEDGQISLTATGGSPYYEYSLNGGVSWQYLSTFSGLEEGFYNATVRDSLGCSAELENIEILSPLPISVSVEAQDVSCVDYSDGSASVVTVSGGTPSNSGYSYSWQNDNGVNLWPGNLSGINPTVNNLLPGTYQLEVEDNNGCTTTYSPIIIDEPLDVTLDLSVLSSYNGMDISCFGYSDAVILANAGGGAGSFTFEWFVSSQVDDIRTSISAGFDTLSLVPQGDYTVVVTDSRGCVTEDEITISHPNQIDVDFEDVINIRCEGNADGQATSTFSGGLGFGNYSVVWTDSDNNTISLLPEIDNLSAGTYYATYTDNNGCVGSDSLTIDYSELFSLTNTADTTSVTCLGSIDASFNFNAVGGWSPYTYDWNDPLNQQSATAVGLAPGMWYTNIITDGDGCILIDSVFVTTPTDLVEITTFTIEDNDCYGDNNGSIDVVVAGGTPNYQYQWSGPNTNSTNEDISNLIKGVYNIVITDASGCEITATYEVDGPDSPLLINSVSTTNVSCNGLSDGTANVNGQVTGGTSPYINIDWDGENPSILSAGSYTVEVTDDNGCKSSASYTIFQPDAYSISLDVLNEYCEGQNGNILVHATGGTPFANGYYNYEIDATSGISTTQNYQASATNDPNIVVDFPADNDVSDTLFLLTITDDNGCIYTEEVEIHPARVFNYNSTINVCYGDSIIINANRFDEYSTYSWVVTPNQQIYQDESNLELVVTNSSTVSVTVSDYASACTFTDELDIVVLNPVIASNEDFGIIRGQSATLSIIDGEPPYLWSTSESTSDIVVSPLITTTYVAYALDTLTGCIGNDTIRVFVGMNEGFSPNGDGYNDTWEISYLNQYESAKIEIFNRWGASIWSSSYPNIENWDGKYNGTDLPVGSYYYIITFDSSLNKEPLTGPVTIVR encoded by the coding sequence TTGAAAATAATAGATAAGGTAAAGGTATTGGCACTTTTTTTAGTTTGCTTTTCCTCTGTTCTTCAATCAAAGGCTCAATGCGGCTCCTTCGATGTAATAGTAGTTCAAGACGATCTTTGTAATAGTAATGGGATTGTAGATGTTGTTTTTACACACCCGTATACTATTGATGTAGAATTTCCCAATTCTACTACCGCAACTTACAATTCTACTCAAGATACTTTAACACTTTCAGGTTTGTTTGGTGGAGATTATACCATTACAACTGTTGGTGGGACTGTTTGTTCAGAGACGATTAACTTGACTTCGAATTCCATAATTACAACTGTATTTAGCCCTACATTTTTTACCAACGGATACAATGTCAATTGTTATGGAGATTGTAATGGTCAGGTTTTTGTGAATCTAACCAATCCATCTCAATTATATACCATTGACTGGTACGAGGACTCTGTCTTTGGAGCTCCTTTTTATACATCAACGACTGCTACAAGTAATAGCAGTAGTCAATCCAACTTGTGTGCTGGAGATTATGTGTTTTTATTCACTTCTGCTTCTGGCTGTCAATCTACTAGAAACTATACCTTAAGAGAGCCGGATAGCCTTTATATTGAAGGTGTAGCCTCAGAGGTATTGTGTAATTTAGGGTCCAATGGTTCTGTAGAGATTGATGTATTCGGCGGTGTTGGCGAAACAATCAATAATACTAATGGTACGGTTGTTGATACTTTAGATTATTCATTTAGCTGGACAGGGACAGGTGGCTATACCTCTTCAGATGAAGATATTTTTGGAATTCCTCTAGGCGACTATACTATTACAGTGACTGATGCTAATGGCTGTACTGCTGACGAATTGTTCAGTGTTGTTGATACGGTTACTCCTATTACTTTATCTCTGTTAGACCGAGATAGTGTTAGGTGTTTTGGTCTCAATGATGGAGATATTGAAGTTTCTGCTAGTGGCGGACGAGGTGATTTTGAATTTAGTATAGATAATATTAATTGGCAAAATGATGGCACCTTTAACAATCTGCCAGCTGGATTTATTGACATTTTTGCTAGAGATACCAATGGATGTGTTGGTGTCGGTACTTTTGAAATATTAACCTATTCTGAAATTACGTTTGATATACTGTCTGCTGATACAATTTTTTGTCAGGATTCATTAGCTAGTTTAAATGTAAGTGCTATTGGAGGTAACCCGCCTTATCAGTACACTATTAACCTTCCACAAGATACAGGTTTGTTTGAGGGCTTAACAGCTGGAGATTACACTGTTTATGCTGAAGATGCAAATGGCTGTGTTTCCGATTCCCTAATTCCTATACTAGACATTCCATTTTTATCTGTTGATGTGATTTCTACAGATCTGTCTTGTTTTAACTCGGCGGATGGATATATTTTGGTGAACCCTACAAATGGTACAGGAGTGTATGATATTACTATTGGCACATCGAACACCGTTACTCCTACTAGCTTTGAAGTCACTGATTTTGTAGCAGGCACATATAACATTTCTGTAACGGATGCTAAGGGTTGTCCATTTGACACTATTGTTGAACTTAACGAGCCTGAGGAAATTATTTTATCCTTTGCTAGTGTTGTCAATTCTACTTGTTTTGAATATGATAATGGTAGTATTAACTTGTCTAGTACTGGAGGTATTGGGGGTCTAACTTATGAATGGTATAAAGATGGGTTCCCCATGTTTGTTGACTCAAGCAGCGTTAGCGGTCTTTCACCTGCATCATACTCAGTGCTTGCTACTGACGCTACAGGATGTTTGTCTTCCTTAATAGATACTATTATTACTCAGCCAGAAGATTTAGTGTTGACTGTTGATTCGACGCTTAACCCAAAATGTTTCGGAAGTTTTGACGGCTATATTTCTGTAAGTGCAGAAGGCGGTTCAGTTCCATATTTTTACTCCTGGTCTGGTGATACATTAGTTAACGGTACAGACTTTTTAAATAATATTCCAGATGGATCATATACAGTTGTGGTATCGGATCTTTTAGGATGTGCAGATACAATTTCTGGAATTACTCTGACTCAACCTAGCCAAATGTCTTTTACCAACCCTATTCCGACGGTTGATATTGATTGTTTCGGTGCTTCGACAGGACAAATTAGTGTTGAGGTTTTAGGTGGATTAGGTCCATATAATATCTCGAACTTGCCTAACATTGGTAATGTAAGTTCGACTGCCAACACTAACCTTACTGTTTCAGACCTTCCAAGTGGTCAATATGAGTTTACTGTTGTAGATAGCAATGCGTGTGTTTTTGTAGATACTTTTGATATTCAACAAAACTCAGAAATGCAAGCTGTATTTTCTGATTTGATTTCTGAAACTTGTGATAATGACAATGGACAGGTGACCGTAGCAGCTTCTGGTGGTGTTCCTGGTACTGGATATTCATATGAATGGGTTCAGTCAGGACAAGTAACAGAAACAGCAATCCTATTATCTGGTGGTGAAAATAAATTTGTAAAGGTGACAGATTTTTTAGGTTGTGAAAAAGAATTTATGGTGTTCTTGCCAAAAATAGCTCCTGTTGAAATTACTTCTATAAGTACTACTGATAATTTATGTTCTGGTGATGAGCAAGGTGAATTAGATGTTACAACTTTTGGTAGTGCCTACCCATTCACTCATACACTTTCTGGTGTTGGTGATGTGATATCTTCTGATACTACCGCTACATTTAATGGTTTGTCATCAGGTAGCTATAGTCTTAGTGTTACAGACAGTAACGGTTGTTTTGATACCTATTCACCTATTTTAATTGAAGAAAACTTTATTATCTCTGTTGAAGTAGATACACTATCATCAACGACGTTGAGTTGTAATGGTGATGATACTGGTAAAATATTCCTTAATGTAGACGGCGGAAATCCTTTCCCAGGAGATTATTATTGGTTGTTTGTTAACGACCCGGACTTTTCTCAACAAATAACATCAGACTCTATTACAGGTTTGTCTGCGGGGACTTACAATTTATCTATTCAAGATGCCAATGGATGTACTCAATCTGTTTCTCACGAAATAACCGAGCCAGAACCAATAAGTGTCGTTCATGTCCTAACACCAACATCGTGTAATGGTAGTAATGACGGAGAAGCCCTTGTTATTATCTCTGGGGGGACAACTGATTTTTCTCTCTCTTCCAATCCATCGTCTATTACTTTTACACCGCTTTCAGCCGATACATTTTTGGTTTCTGGTTTGTCAGAAGGATTGTACTTTTATGACATTATAGATGCTAATGGTTGTGATAAACTGAATAACTCGTTTTATATTTCTCAGCCCTCAGCAATTGAAGTCGTTAATATGTCTTCAACATTAGAGAGTTGCCTAGGCTGGGACGCTACTGCTTCAGTATCAGTAACAGGCGGAACTACACCATATATCTATTTATGGTCTTATGATGTTGACTACCAACAGCCTGTTCAATTAGAAAATAACACTTTGAATCCAACTGCAAATAGTTCTAACATAGAATTCTTAACAGAAGGTTTTTATTACGTACATATATGGGATTTCAATTCATGTTATACTCTTGATAGTATTAATATCTCTAAAGCTAATTCGCCATCCCTTTCATTGTTAGGCACAGTAGATAACCTATGTTATGATGATGAGGACGGCCAGATTTCTTTAACAGCCACGGGAGGCAGTCCATACTATGAGTATTCATTAAACGGTGGTGTTTCTTGGCAATACCTTTCTACCTTTAGTGGACTAGAGGAAGGCTTTTATAATGCAACGGTACGTGATTCATTAGGTTGTAGTGCCGAGTTAGAAAACATTGAAATTTTGTCTCCCCTGCCAATAAGTGTGAGTGTCGAGGCTCAGGATGTGAGCTGTGTAGATTACTCTGATGGCTCTGCATCGGTTGTAACTGTAAGTGGAGGAACGCCATCAAATTCAGGTTATTCTTATAGTTGGCAAAATGATAATGGAGTAAACCTTTGGCCAGGTAATTTATCAGGAATTAATCCTACTGTTAATAATCTTTTGCCAGGAACTTACCAATTAGAAGTTGAAGACAACAATGGTTGTACTACTACATATTCGCCAATTATCATCGATGAGCCTTTGGACGTTACTTTAGACCTTTCTGTATTGTCTAGTTATAATGGCATGGACATTTCCTGTTTCGGCTATTCTGATGCTGTAATTTTGGCAAACGCTGGCGGTGGAGCAGGTTCATTTACTTTCGAGTGGTTTGTTTCTTCTCAAGTAGATGATATTAGGACTAGTATATCAGCAGGATTTGACACCTTATCTTTAGTGCCTCAAGGTGATTATACTGTTGTTGTAACAGATTCAAGAGGGTGCGTTACAGAAGATGAAATTACTATATCACACCCTAATCAAATTGATGTTGATTTTGAAGATGTCATCAATATACGTTGTGAAGGTAATGCCGATGGACAAGCAACTTCAACATTTTCAGGCGGTTTAGGTTTTGGTAATTACTCAGTAGTTTGGACCGATTCTGATAACAATACGATTTCCTTATTACCAGAAATTGATAATTTAAGTGCAGGCACCTATTATGCTACATATACAGATAACAACGGTTGTGTCGGTTCTGATAGTTTAACGATTGACTATTCAGAATTGTTTAGCCTAACCAATACAGCCGATACTACTTCAGTTACTTGCTTAGGTTCTATTGATGCTTCATTCAACTTTAATGCTGTTGGTGGTTGGTCTCCTTATACTTATGACTGGAATGACCCTCTAAATCAACAATCTGCTACTGCCGTAGGACTTGCTCCTGGTATGTGGTACACTAATATAATTACCGATGGAGATGGTTGTATATTGATTGATTCAGTATTTGTTACAACACCTACGGACTTAGTTGAAATTACAACATTTACTATTGAAGATAATGATTGCTACGGTGATAATAATGGATCTATTGATGTTGTTGTAGCGGGTGGTACACCTAATTATCAATATCAGTGGTCGGGTCCTAATACCAATTCTACAAATGAAGATATATCGAATCTAATCAAGGGTGTATATAATATTGTAATTACAGACGCTTCTGGTTGTGAAATAACGGCAACTTATGAAGTTGATGGGCCAGATAGTCCTCTCTTAATAAATTCTGTTTCTACTACTAATGTAAGTTGTAACGGTCTTTCTGATGGTACTGCTAATGTTAATGGGCAAGTGACAGGAGGAACATCCCCATATATTAATATTGATTGGGATGGTGAGAATCCTTCTATATTGTCTGCAGGCTCTTATACTGTAGAAGTTACAGATGATAACGGCTGTAAGTCGTCTGCCTCATATACTATATTCCAGCCTGATGCTTATTCAATATCTCTTGATGTATTGAATGAATATTGTGAAGGACAAAACGGAAATATACTAGTTCATGCAACTGGAGGGACACCTTTTGCTAACGGATATTATAATTATGAAATTGATGCAACTTCGGGAATTTCAACTACTCAAAACTATCAAGCTTCTGCTACTAATGATCCTAATATAGTGGTTGACTTTCCAGCAGATAATGATGTTTCAGATACCCTGTTCTTACTTACCATAACTGATGATAATGGATGTATTTATACTGAAGAAGTAGAGATTCACCCAGCAAGAGTCTTTAACTATAATTCAACTATAAATGTTTGTTACGGTGATAGTATTATTATCAATGCAAATAGGTTTGATGAATATAGTACGTATTCATGGGTTGTAACACCTAATCAGCAAATTTATCAGGACGAATCTAATTTAGAATTAGTTGTAACAAATTCATCTACTGTTTCTGTTACAGTAAGTGATTATGCCTCTGCTTGCACATTTACGGATGAACTTGATATAGTTGTCTTAAATCCAGTAATAGCCTCTAATGAAGACTTTGGTATAATCAGAGGACAGAGTGCTACTCTTTCTATTATTGATGGTGAACCGCCATATTTGTGGAGTACAAGCGAGTCCACAAGCGATATAGTGGTTAGCCCACTTATCACAACAACTTATGTTGCCTATGCATTAGATACTTTAACAGGCTGTATTGGCAACGATACTATTAGAGTATTTGTAGGAATGAACGAGGGCTTTTCTCCTAATGGTGACGGCTATAATGACACTTGGGAAATTAGTTATCTAAATCAATACGAGTCAGCTAAAATTGAAATATTTAATCGTTGGGGAGCATCAATATGGTCTTCATCATATCCAAATATTGAGAATTGGGACGGTAAATATAACGGTACTGATTTGCCTGTTGGATCCTATTATTACATTATAACGTTTGATAGTAGTTTAAATAAAGAACCTTTAACTGGTCCTGTGACCATTGTAAGATAA
- a CDS encoding T9SS type A sorting domain-containing protein → MKCFLSIALFFLSVQVFAQCDGRYETEIFTDVSKTTVEYTDVYDWSAFDTGLDMDIYQPDNDTATNRPLIIFAHGGTYVAGNKNNPAMISLCEAFAKRGYVTASIQYRLTSTANLFSPNASDIFSQTVLNSVSDMKAAVRYFRKDVAVNNNSYGIDNDLIFVGGYSAGAITAAHLSFIDDNQVPAEFQSFYDLAGGLEGNSGNSGYSSEVSGAILLAGALNTLDFIDADDEPVVSLHATDDNTVFYECANALNNPSLPYLCGSGKISEELDNVGLSNDLYTFSSGGHAAPILDIDGVAVPFISDFLYNLICETTSVKVNDLKSFTAYPNPCQSHLNIESATPINNLVVSDMLGNIVLEFPVEIGVNSIDLTSLNKGVYLIHSRDLNSVKQLFVKS, encoded by the coding sequence ATGAAGTGTTTTTTAAGTATAGCCCTCTTTTTTCTATCTGTTCAAGTATTCGCTCAATGTGATGGGCGATATGAAACCGAAATATTTACAGATGTTTCAAAGACAACTGTTGAATATACCGATGTTTATGATTGGTCAGCTTTTGATACAGGATTAGATATGGATATTTATCAGCCTGACAATGATACGGCTACAAATCGTCCCTTAATTATTTTTGCACATGGGGGTACCTATGTAGCAGGAAATAAAAATAACCCTGCAATGATCAGTCTTTGTGAGGCTTTTGCTAAGCGTGGGTATGTTACTGCCTCAATTCAATACCGCCTCACATCAACGGCAAATTTGTTTAGCCCTAATGCATCTGATATTTTTTCGCAAACCGTGCTTAATTCTGTATCAGATATGAAAGCAGCTGTTCGTTACTTTAGAAAAGATGTGGCGGTAAATAATAATTCCTATGGGATTGATAACGATCTTATTTTTGTAGGCGGCTATTCGGCAGGTGCTATTACAGCAGCTCATTTGTCATTCATTGATGACAATCAAGTTCCAGCAGAGTTTCAGTCTTTTTATGATTTAGCAGGAGGATTAGAAGGAAATAGTGGTAACTCAGGCTACTCTTCAGAAGTAAGTGGCGCAATTCTTTTAGCTGGCGCTTTAAATACCCTTGATTTTATAGATGCTGATGACGAGCCAGTAGTCAGTTTACATGCTACCGATGATAATACCGTTTTTTATGAATGTGCTAATGCTTTAAACAATCCCTCTTTGCCTTACCTTTGTGGATCGGGAAAAATAAGTGAAGAGTTAGATAATGTTGGACTGTCAAATGATTTATACACATTTAGTTCTGGTGGTCATGCTGCGCCTATCTTAGATATCGACGGTGTTGCAGTTCCATTTATCAGCGATTTTCTGTACAACCTCATTTGCGAAACAACATCTGTAAAAGTCAACGATTTGAAAAGTTTTACGGCTTATCCAAATCCGTGTCAGTCGCATCTTAATATTGAAAGTGCAACCCCTATCAACAATTTAGTTGTTTCAGATATGTTAGGTAACATAGTCTTAGAATTTCCTGTTGAAATTGGAGTTAATTCAATTGATTTGACTTCGTTAAATAAAGGGGTTTATTTGATACATTCTAGAGATTTAAATTCTGTTAAGCAGCTTTTTGTGAAAAGTTAG
- a CDS encoding rhodanese-like domain-containing protein → MENVKLNLIDVRTPAEFNAGSVPNAINVPLNEVVSRFEELKELQPMLIFCAAGVRSQKAIDYLIANGVTQVENGGGWLDVNANLNKL, encoded by the coding sequence ATGGAAAATGTAAAACTAAATTTGATAGATGTGAGGACCCCTGCTGAGTTTAATGCAGGAAGTGTTCCTAATGCTATTAACGTGCCTCTAAATGAGGTGGTGTCTAGATTTGAAGAGCTAAAAGAATTACAGCCGATGCTGATTTTTTGTGCTGCTGGTGTTCGTTCTCAAAAGGCAATAGATTATTTGATAGCAAATGGAGTTACCCAAGTTGAAAACGGTGGCGGGTGGTTAGATGTAAATGCTAACTTAAATAAGTTATAA
- a CDS encoding sulfite exporter TauE/SafE family protein, with amino-acid sequence MVFTAYFLALLVGIVLGLIGGGGSILTVPILVYVMDVSPVTATAYSLFIVGISALVGAQRFYQRGDINFKVSLYFAIPSLLGVFFCRRWIVPNLPETIQFFELFAFQKNTFILVFFGGIMLLASLSMLFSWKLSATNRDNNFLLIALDGIIVGIITGFVGAGGGFLIIPALLLLTNISIKQAVGTSLLIIAIKSILGFTAELNNPIEWDLLLLFTAFSILGIIIGSHYSKLIKGPLLKKSFGIFVLLMAVAILVKELFF; translated from the coding sequence ATGGTTTTTACAGCTTATTTTCTAGCGTTATTAGTCGGTATTGTTTTAGGTCTTATTGGTGGGGGAGGGTCAATTTTAACAGTTCCTATATTAGTTTATGTAATGGACGTTAGTCCCGTTACTGCTACGGCATATTCATTATTTATTGTTGGTATATCTGCTCTAGTTGGAGCGCAACGTTTTTACCAGAGAGGCGATATAAACTTTAAGGTTAGTTTGTATTTTGCTATACCGTCTTTATTAGGTGTTTTCTTTTGCAGAAGATGGATTGTTCCTAATCTGCCTGAGACCATTCAATTTTTTGAATTGTTTGCTTTTCAAAAAAACACTTTTATTCTCGTATTTTTTGGAGGGATAATGTTATTGGCTTCACTTTCAATGCTTTTCTCTTGGAAGTTATCGGCTACAAATCGAGATAATAATTTTCTACTTATCGCATTAGATGGGATAATTGTCGGTATTATTACTGGTTTTGTTGGGGCTGGTGGCGGCTTTTTAATAATACCAGCATTACTACTTCTTACTAATATTAGCATTAAGCAGGCGGTAGGAACTTCATTATTAATTATCGCTATTAAGTCAATTTTAGGCTTTACTGCAGAATTGAACAATCCTATCGAATGGGATTTATTACTATTATTTACTGCCTTCTCCATCTTGGGGATTATTATCGGTTCTCATTACTCAAAGTTGATAAAAGGTCCCCTTTTAAAAAAATCATTTGGTATTTTTGTATTGTTAATGGCGGTTGCAATACTTGTCAAAGAGTTATTTTTTTAA